From Streptomyces sp. 6-11-2, one genomic window encodes:
- a CDS encoding phosphoribosyltransferase family protein, producing MRYENRADAGRRLARCLEFLRDEDAVVLGVSRGGVPVAFEVARHLGAPLDLAVVRKLPVPWQPELGFGALGEHGVRVIDRAVLAESGLDPAERETVERAERAELERRLSHLRESRPPLPVAGRTALVVDDSLSTGAAAEAACRVARTRGAARVVLAVPVGPEAALPHLRTVADRVVCLQPLRHLGSVGAWYAEFGQVTDAEVATLLAEAQRATATATGPLPAFPSESPSPDREVEVPTGPVRLSARLALPPTPPAAVAYALGSGRSCPAHQRVAAALRRAGLGTLLIDLLTEDEERTPHNVFDIVLLARRLRAATDWLRRETGLPVSHCGAGTGAGAALEAAAEDDIRAVVCLGGRPDLAPPAALARVRAPCLFVVGARDTRLLGLNRLAADWMRCDHRVVPVPGATDLFTEPGTVEAVANLARDWFTAHLARPEGASRPLTSA from the coding sequence ATGCGCTACGAGAACCGCGCGGACGCCGGACGGCGCCTGGCCCGGTGCCTGGAATTCCTGCGCGACGAGGACGCGGTGGTGCTCGGGGTGTCCCGGGGCGGCGTCCCGGTGGCCTTCGAGGTGGCCCGGCACCTGGGCGCTCCGCTCGACCTGGCCGTGGTGCGCAAGCTGCCCGTGCCCTGGCAGCCGGAACTCGGTTTCGGCGCCCTTGGTGAGCACGGGGTACGCGTCATCGACCGGGCCGTCCTGGCGGAGAGCGGGCTGGATCCCGCCGAGCGGGAGACCGTCGAACGCGCCGAGCGGGCCGAACTGGAGCGGCGCCTGAGCCACTTGCGCGAGAGCCGCCCGCCGCTGCCCGTGGCCGGGCGGACCGCGCTCGTCGTCGACGACTCGCTGTCGACCGGCGCCGCCGCGGAGGCCGCCTGCCGGGTGGCGCGGACCCGCGGCGCCGCGCGTGTGGTCCTCGCGGTCCCGGTCGGGCCGGAGGCGGCGCTGCCGCACCTGCGCACGGTGGCCGACCGGGTCGTCTGTCTCCAGCCGCTGCGCCACCTCGGTTCGGTCGGGGCCTGGTACGCGGAGTTCGGGCAGGTCACCGACGCGGAGGTCGCCACGCTGCTGGCCGAGGCCCAGCGGGCCACCGCGACCGCCACCGGACCGCTCCCCGCATTCCCCTCGGAGTCCCCCTCCCCGGACCGGGAGGTGGAGGTGCCGACCGGTCCGGTGCGCCTGTCCGCACGGCTCGCCCTGCCGCCCACGCCACCGGCGGCGGTGGCCTACGCGCTCGGCAGCGGCCGAAGCTGCCCGGCCCACCAGCGCGTGGCCGCCGCCCTGCGCCGGGCGGGCCTGGGCACGCTGCTGATCGACCTGCTCACCGAGGACGAGGAGCGCACCCCGCACAACGTCTTCGACATCGTGCTGCTGGCCCGGCGCCTGCGGGCCGCCACCGACTGGCTGCGCCGGGAGACCGGCCTGCCCGTGAGCCACTGCGGGGCGGGTACCGGCGCGGGCGCCGCGCTGGAGGCCGCGGCGGAGGACGACATCCGCGCCGTGGTCTGTCTCGGCGGCCGCCCCGATCTGGCCCCGCCCGCGGCGCTGGCCCGGGTGCGCGCCCCCTGCCTGTTCGTCGTCGGTGCCCGGGACACACGTCTCCTCGGCCTCAACCGGCTGGCGGCGGACTGGATGCGCTGCGACCACCGTGTCGTCCCCGTGCCCGGCGCCACCGACCTGTTCACCGAGCCGGGCACGGTGGAGGCGGTGGCGAACCTGGCCCGGGACTGGTTCACCGCCCATCTCGCCCGGCCGGAGGGGGCGTCGAGGCCGCTGACGTCGGCATGA
- a CDS encoding STAS domain-containing protein: MSERPTGPAVNHAERMVGTTTVVTLSGDVDLVTRLSLAARLDALTDKPRPDLVLDLRPVPFIDCAGLGLLCRVRNRVSARGGRLRLVSGSSSFRRILRHTGLTGVFQVLPEYGEETPAAGPVPRQGVVATGQG; encoded by the coding sequence ATGTCCGAACGTCCCACCGGGCCCGCCGTGAACCACGCGGAACGCATGGTCGGCACCACGACCGTGGTGACGCTGAGCGGCGACGTCGACCTCGTCACGCGGCTGTCCCTCGCCGCGCGCCTCGACGCGCTGACCGACAAGCCGCGGCCGGACCTGGTGCTCGACCTGCGGCCCGTGCCCTTCATCGACTGCGCCGGGCTGGGTCTGCTGTGCCGGGTCCGCAACCGCGTCTCGGCCCGCGGTGGCCGGCTGCGGCTGGTCAGCGGCAGTTCGTCCTTCCGGCGGATCCTGCGCCACACCGGCCTGACCGGTGTCTTCCAGGTGCTGCCGGAGTACGGGGAGGAGACCCCGGCCGCCGGGCCGGTCCCCCGGCAGGGGGTGGTCGCCACCGGCCAGGGATGA
- a CDS encoding zinc-dependent alcohol dehydrogenase family protein gives MKGYVFHGPGQSAWEEVPDPDLEEATDAVVRVDAVTICGTDLHILKGDVPEVRPGTVLGHEAVGEIVEVGAEVRTVRPGDRVLVSCVTACGRCRFCREAMYGQCRGGGGWILGHLIDGTQAEFVRVPFADLSVHPLPAAVTDVDGVLLADIFPTAYEVGVLNGRVRPGDTVVVVGAGPIGLAAIATARLFAPERVIAVDLAAPRLEAARKLGAEAVADAREAPEQLVDDLTGGLGADVVVEAVGVPETFELCTRMVRPGGHVANVGVHGKPATLHLEELWIKNVTITTGLVDTHSTPTLLRMAAAGRLPTSQLVTHTFPLERMEEAYDVFAHAAETGALKVVLGGPRREVVPVPAA, from the coding sequence ATGAAAGGCTACGTCTTCCACGGCCCCGGGCAGTCCGCCTGGGAGGAGGTCCCCGACCCGGACCTCGAGGAGGCCACCGACGCCGTCGTGCGCGTCGACGCCGTGACCATCTGCGGGACCGACCTGCACATCCTCAAGGGCGACGTGCCCGAGGTCCGCCCCGGCACGGTGCTGGGGCACGAGGCCGTCGGCGAGATCGTCGAGGTCGGCGCCGAGGTGCGCACCGTACGGCCCGGCGACCGGGTCCTCGTCTCCTGCGTCACCGCCTGCGGCCGGTGCCGCTTCTGCCGCGAGGCCATGTACGGCCAGTGCCGCGGCGGCGGGGGCTGGATCCTCGGCCACCTGATCGACGGCACCCAGGCGGAGTTCGTCCGGGTGCCCTTCGCCGACCTCTCCGTGCATCCGCTGCCCGCCGCGGTGACCGACGTGGACGGCGTGCTGCTGGCCGACATCTTCCCGACCGCCTACGAGGTCGGCGTGCTCAACGGGCGGGTGCGGCCCGGTGACACCGTCGTCGTGGTCGGCGCCGGGCCCATCGGGCTCGCGGCGATCGCCACCGCCCGGCTGTTCGCGCCCGAGCGCGTCATCGCCGTGGACCTGGCCGCCCCCCGTCTGGAAGCCGCCCGCAAGCTCGGCGCCGAGGCCGTGGCCGACGCGCGCGAGGCCCCCGAGCAGCTGGTCGACGACCTCACCGGAGGGCTCGGCGCCGACGTGGTCGTCGAGGCGGTGGGCGTACCGGAGACCTTCGAGCTGTGCACGCGCATGGTGCGGCCCGGGGGCCACGTGGCCAACGTCGGAGTGCACGGCAAACCCGCCACCCTGCACCTGGAAGAGCTGTGGATCAAGAACGTGACCATCACCACGGGCCTGGTCGACACCCACTCCACGCCGACGCTGCTGCGGATGGCGGCGGCCGGCCGGCTGCCCACCTCCCAGCTGGTCACCCACACGTTCCCGCTGGAGCGCATGGAGGAGGCCTACGACGTCTTCGCCCACGCCGCCGAGACGGGGGCGCTGAAGGTCGTGCTCGGTGGTCCGCGGCGCGAGGTCGTCCCGGTGCCCGCGGCCTGA
- a CDS encoding pyridoxamine 5'-phosphate oxidase family protein — protein MYRNDGFRELGRQECLRLLAKAPVGRIVHTRHALPAVLPVNFALDGDGAVLLCTSATSELVRAVDGAVVAFEADEVDAIAHSGWSVVVTGPASVVTDPAEHRRLLHGGPRSWVPSPQVVFVRIEPELVTGRELVGGLSVYGLDRLV, from the coding sequence ATGTATCGCAACGACGGGTTCCGCGAGCTCGGGCGGCAGGAGTGCCTGCGGCTGCTGGCCAAGGCGCCGGTGGGCCGTATCGTCCATACGCGGCACGCCCTGCCCGCGGTGCTCCCGGTCAACTTCGCCCTGGACGGCGACGGCGCGGTGCTGCTGTGCACCTCGGCCACCTCCGAACTGGTCCGCGCGGTCGACGGCGCGGTGGTCGCCTTCGAGGCCGACGAGGTGGACGCGATCGCGCACTCCGGCTGGAGCGTCGTCGTCACCGGCCCCGCCTCGGTGGTGACCGACCCCGCCGAGCACCGGCGCCTGCTCCACGGCGGCCCGCGGTCCTGGGTGCCCTCGCCGCAGGTGGTCTTCGTCCGTATCGAACCGGAACTGGTCACGGGCCGGGAACTCGTCGGCGGACTCAGCGTGTACGGCCTGGACCGCCTCGTCTGA
- a CDS encoding CBS domain-containing protein: MQGSQYTVGDVMTQTVVALAGGAMFKEIVRTMEQWGVSAMPVLDGRGRVLGVVSEADLLRKEELRDYDPDLPGGPPPLAGSRPAKARAVTAEELMNTPAVTVHPAATLGRAARLMARHGVKRLPVVGDDGVLIGIVSRSDLLKVFLRGDEDIAAEVRRQVVVAGLLADSVGVAVREGVVTLTGRVPDASLIPLVIRLARSVEGVVDVRCDLTGPRRRPLLEPDLADERPSSPATGTGPEI; this comes from the coding sequence ATGCAGGGTTCCCAGTACACCGTCGGCGACGTGATGACCCAGACCGTCGTCGCGCTGGCCGGTGGAGCGATGTTCAAGGAGATCGTGCGGACCATGGAGCAGTGGGGCGTCAGCGCGATGCCCGTGCTGGACGGCCGGGGCCGGGTGCTCGGCGTCGTCTCCGAGGCCGACCTGCTGCGCAAGGAGGAGCTTCGTGACTACGACCCGGACCTGCCCGGCGGGCCGCCGCCCCTGGCCGGCTCGCGCCCGGCCAAGGCCCGGGCCGTGACCGCCGAGGAACTGATGAACACCCCGGCCGTCACCGTGCACCCCGCCGCCACCCTGGGCCGGGCCGCCCGCCTCATGGCCCGGCACGGCGTCAAGCGCCTGCCGGTCGTCGGCGACGACGGTGTGCTCATCGGCATCGTCAGCCGTTCCGACCTGCTGAAGGTGTTCCTGCGCGGCGACGAGGACATCGCGGCGGAGGTCCGCCGCCAGGTCGTCGTCGCCGGGCTCCTGGCGGACTCGGTGGGCGTGGCGGTGCGCGAGGGAGTGGTCACGCTCACCGGCCGGGTTCCGGACGCCTCCCTGATCCCGCTCGTCATCCGCCTGGCGCGCAGCGTCGAGGGCGTGGTGGACGTGCGGTGCGACCTCACGGGACCCCGCCGCCGCCCCCTCCTGGAACCCGATCTGGCCGACGAGCGGCCGTCGTCGCCCGCCACGGGGACCGGACCCGAGATCTGA
- a CDS encoding universal stress protein, with protein MELPLVVGVDGSDPSLTAVDWAVAEAARFGLPLRLVYASLWERYEGAVPSGTVGRPSEQVMAEHIVASAAERAQRRDPEVKVSTDILPQDTVTALLGEAANASVLVTGSRGRGQLKGLLLGSVGLAVAARAHCPVVVVRGDRAGLAGTHERILLAAGDSDSGHEAARFAFREAEVRGCVLDVVRTWRRPVHEGVGSPELAEEPARRHEERAAAVLEELLREPAAEHRAVRVRAATVEGPAHRVLVDRSAAADLVIVGVRRREGHFGLQLGRTAHTLLHHAHCPVAVVPQRV; from the coding sequence GTGGAACTGCCCCTGGTGGTGGGTGTCGACGGGTCGGACCCGAGCCTGACCGCGGTGGACTGGGCGGTGGCTGAGGCCGCCCGGTTCGGTCTCCCGCTGCGCCTGGTGTACGCGTCCCTGTGGGAGCGGTACGAGGGCGCGGTGCCGTCGGGGACGGTGGGGCGCCCCTCGGAGCAGGTGATGGCGGAGCACATCGTCGCCTCCGCCGCCGAGCGCGCCCAGCGGCGCGACCCGGAGGTGAAGGTGTCCACCGACATCCTTCCGCAGGACACGGTCACCGCCCTGCTGGGCGAGGCCGCCAATGCCTCCGTGCTGGTCACCGGCTCTCGCGGGCGGGGTCAGCTGAAGGGGCTGCTGCTGGGTTCGGTCGGTCTGGCCGTGGCGGCCCGGGCGCACTGCCCGGTCGTCGTGGTCCGCGGTGACCGGGCCGGCCTGGCCGGCACCCACGAGCGGATCCTGCTCGCCGCCGGAGACTCCGACAGCGGGCACGAGGCCGCGCGGTTCGCGTTCCGGGAGGCCGAGGTGCGCGGCTGCGTGCTCGACGTCGTACGCACCTGGCGGCGCCCCGTGCACGAGGGCGTCGGCAGCCCGGAGCTCGCCGAGGAGCCGGCCCGGCGGCACGAGGAGCGGGCCGCCGCCGTGCTGGAGGAACTGCTGCGCGAACCGGCGGCCGAGCACCGTGCGGTGCGAGTGCGCGCCGCCACGGTCGAGGGGCCGGCGCACCGGGTGCTCGTGGACCGCTCGGCCGCCGCCGACCTGGTGATCGTCGGGGTACGGCGCAGGGAGGGCCACTTCGGTCTCCAGCTGGGCCGGACGGCCCACACCCTCCTGCACCACGCGCACTGCCCGGTCGCCGTCGTACCGCAGCGGGTGTGA
- a CDS encoding glycoside hydrolase family 65 protein — protein MPETTARTWAYDGYDAAQERLRESLCALGNGRFATRGALPECAADEAHYPGTYLAGCYNRIVSHVAGRQVENEDLVNLPDWLPLRFRLAGGAWLTPDTAPVLEHHQVLHLDPGVLERRTRYGLGDGRTLTVCQQRIVHMADPYLAALRTEFTAEGGPADLEVEAAVDGGVTNAGVRRYQDLEGRHLTQVHTGTAAPDTVWLRCRTRTSDIRIGLAARLTADQAAGPVGTRHEHPRAIQRVRLSLVPGRTATLDKTVALHTSRDLAISDPLDAAIDRVGAAPGFAGLLESHRTAWGRLWRRAAIDVPGEPGRILRLHLFHVLQTLSPHTADLDVGVPARGLHGEAYRGHVFWDELFVLPYLNLHFPEVSRALLHYRHRRLERACSAARAIGRRGAMFPWQSGSDGREETQRLHLNPRSGRWLPDHSHLQHHVGSAVAYNVWRYCEASGDAEFLHTKGAETLFQIARFWADSATWDEHLRRHRILGVMGPDEYHDAYPDAERPGLDDNAYTNVTAAWVLDRALEALSVLPEPRRRELVERTGVDGAELDQWEHVSRTLHVPFHDGVISQFEGYGGLAEFDWAGYRERYGDIRRLDRILEAEGDSVNRYKASKQADVLMLGYLFSPAELRALLGRLGHRFDEDLWRRTVDYYLDRTCHGSTLSGLVHGWVLARARRAEAWAFVQEALRSDIADVQGGTTGEGVHLGAMGGTLDLVQRGLTGLETREGALWLDPAPLPELSSYGVSMRYREHWGVRLRLEHGRIRIAVPESDGPPIDVRLADRAVSVQPGETCALVLPD, from the coding sequence GTGCCGGAGACGACGGCGCGGACCTGGGCCTACGACGGCTACGACGCCGCGCAGGAGCGGCTGAGGGAGTCCCTGTGCGCCCTGGGCAACGGTCGCTTCGCCACGCGCGGAGCCCTGCCGGAGTGCGCCGCGGACGAGGCGCACTACCCGGGCACCTACCTGGCCGGCTGCTACAACCGGATCGTCTCCCACGTCGCCGGCCGGCAGGTCGAGAACGAGGACCTGGTCAACCTGCCCGACTGGCTGCCGCTGCGCTTCCGCCTCGCGGGCGGCGCCTGGCTCACCCCGGACACGGCGCCGGTCCTCGAGCACCACCAGGTCCTGCACCTGGACCCGGGCGTGCTGGAGCGCCGTACCCGGTACGGGCTCGGCGACGGGCGGACGCTGACCGTGTGCCAGCAGCGGATCGTGCACATGGCCGACCCGTATCTGGCGGCCCTGCGCACCGAGTTCACCGCCGAGGGCGGCCCGGCGGACCTGGAGGTCGAGGCGGCGGTCGACGGCGGCGTGACGAACGCCGGAGTACGCCGCTACCAGGACCTGGAGGGCCGCCACCTCACCCAGGTGCACACCGGCACCGCGGCCCCGGACACGGTGTGGCTGCGCTGCCGGACCCGGACCTCCGACATCAGGATCGGCCTGGCCGCCCGGCTGACCGCCGACCAGGCGGCCGGACCGGTGGGCACCCGGCACGAGCACCCGCGCGCGATCCAGCGGGTGCGTCTGAGCCTGGTCCCCGGCCGTACCGCCACCCTGGACAAGACCGTCGCCCTGCACACCTCCCGCGACCTGGCGATCAGCGATCCGCTGGACGCGGCGATCGACCGGGTGGGCGCGGCGCCCGGCTTCGCCGGACTGCTGGAGAGCCACCGGACGGCCTGGGGGCGGCTGTGGCGCCGGGCCGCCATCGACGTCCCCGGGGAGCCGGGACGCATCCTGCGCCTGCACCTCTTCCACGTGCTCCAGACCCTCTCCCCGCACACCGCCGACCTGGATGTCGGCGTGCCGGCCCGCGGCCTGCACGGCGAGGCCTACCGCGGCCACGTCTTCTGGGACGAGCTGTTCGTCCTGCCGTACCTGAACCTGCACTTCCCCGAGGTCTCCCGAGCCCTGCTGCACTACCGGCACCGGCGCCTGGAGCGGGCCTGCTCGGCGGCGCGCGCGATCGGCCGGCGCGGCGCGATGTTCCCGTGGCAGAGCGGCAGCGACGGCCGGGAGGAGACCCAGCGGCTGCACCTCAACCCCCGCTCGGGCCGCTGGCTGCCGGACCACTCCCACCTTCAGCACCATGTCGGCTCGGCGGTCGCCTACAACGTGTGGCGGTACTGCGAGGCGAGCGGCGACGCGGAGTTCCTGCACACCAAGGGCGCCGAGACACTGTTCCAGATCGCCCGCTTCTGGGCCGACTCGGCCACCTGGGACGAGCATCTGAGACGCCACCGCATCCTCGGCGTCATGGGCCCCGACGAGTACCACGACGCCTACCCGGACGCCGAGCGGCCCGGCCTCGACGACAACGCGTACACCAACGTCACGGCCGCCTGGGTGCTCGACCGCGCGCTGGAGGCGCTGAGCGTCCTGCCCGAGCCGCGCCGCCGTGAACTCGTCGAGCGCACCGGCGTGGACGGCGCCGAGCTGGACCAGTGGGAGCACGTCTCCCGCACGCTGCACGTGCCCTTCCACGACGGCGTCATCAGCCAGTTCGAGGGGTACGGCGGCCTGGCCGAGTTCGACTGGGCCGGATACCGCGAACGCTACGGCGACATCCGCCGCCTGGACCGGATCCTGGAGGCCGAGGGCGACAGCGTCAACCGCTACAAGGCGTCCAAGCAGGCCGACGTGCTCATGCTGGGCTACCTCTTCTCCCCGGCCGAACTGCGCGCGCTCCTCGGCCGCCTGGGCCACCGATTCGACGAGGACCTGTGGCGGCGCACCGTCGACTACTACCTGGACCGTACCTGCCACGGCTCCACCCTCAGCGGTCTGGTGCACGGCTGGGTCCTGGCCCGCGCCCGCCGCGCCGAGGCATGGGCCTTCGTGCAGGAGGCGCTGCGCAGCGACATCGCCGACGTCCAGGGCGGCACCACCGGTGAGGGCGTCCACCTCGGCGCCATGGGCGGCACCCTCGACCTCGTACAGCGCGGACTGACCGGTCTGGAGACCCGTGAGGGCGCGCTCTGGCTCGACCCCGCCCCGCTGCCGGAGCTGTCCTCCTACGGCGTCTCGATGCGCTACCGGGAGCACTGGGGCGTGCGGCTGCGGCTGGAGCACGGCCGGATCCGGATCGCCGTGCCCGAGTCCGACGGCCCGCCGATCGACGTGCGCCTGGCCGACCGCGCCGTCAGCGTCCAGCCGGGCGAGACGTGCGCCCTGGTGCTGCCCGACTGA
- a CDS encoding rhodanese-like domain-containing protein, with amino-acid sequence MFFVETIELAGLGNRSYLAGGERTAVAVDPPRDVDRVLAAAARHGVRIAYVVETHVHNDYVSGGLELARLTGADYLVPEGADVRFARTPVRDGDTVTVDGDARLTLRAMATPGHTPHHTSYVLREAGTALAVFTGGSLLIGTVGRPDLVEPRLTEGLARAQHASARRLAAALPDATAVLPTHGFGSFCSSGQTEGDSTTIGRERVVNDALTRDVDTFVADLLEGLDDVPAYYTHMGPANAAGPAPVDLTPPAVADPEEIAARLAAGEWVVDLRNRVAFAEGHVAGSFNFEAEGKLATYLAWLVPWGKPVTLLAETPAQLADAQRELARVGIDRPSAAATGGPSAWLRPGEEPASFPRATFADLAERHPEEGVVVLDVRRDSERAGGFVEGSVHIPVHQLRRRTDEVPDGQVWVHCAGGMRAAVAASLLDAVGRDVVAVDDGFESAQKAGLTVRTERGEQCR; translated from the coding sequence GTGTTCTTCGTGGAGACGATCGAGCTGGCAGGACTCGGCAACCGCAGCTACCTGGCCGGAGGCGAGCGGACGGCTGTGGCGGTCGACCCGCCCAGGGACGTCGACCGGGTGCTGGCGGCGGCGGCCCGGCACGGAGTGCGCATCGCGTACGTCGTCGAGACGCACGTCCACAACGACTACGTCTCCGGCGGCCTGGAACTCGCCCGGCTGACCGGAGCCGACTACCTCGTCCCGGAAGGCGCCGACGTCCGCTTCGCGCGCACCCCCGTCCGCGACGGCGACACCGTGACCGTCGACGGCGACGCCCGGCTGACCCTGCGCGCCATGGCCACCCCGGGACACACCCCGCACCACACCTCGTACGTCCTCCGGGAGGCCGGCACCGCCCTCGCCGTGTTCACCGGTGGCTCGCTGCTGATCGGCACCGTCGGCCGCCCCGACCTCGTCGAACCGCGGCTGACCGAGGGCCTGGCCCGCGCCCAGCACGCCTCCGCCCGCCGGCTCGCCGCCGCACTGCCCGACGCCACCGCGGTACTGCCCACCCACGGCTTCGGCAGCTTCTGCTCCTCCGGCCAGACGGAGGGCGACAGCACGACCATCGGCCGGGAGCGCGTGGTCAACGACGCGCTCACCCGCGACGTCGACACCTTCGTCGCCGACCTGCTCGAGGGCCTGGACGACGTTCCCGCGTACTACACGCACATGGGACCGGCCAACGCCGCAGGACCCGCCCCGGTCGACCTCACCCCGCCCGCCGTCGCCGACCCCGAGGAGATAGCCGCCCGGCTGGCGGCGGGGGAGTGGGTCGTCGACCTGCGCAACCGGGTGGCCTTCGCCGAGGGGCACGTCGCGGGATCGTTCAACTTCGAGGCCGAGGGCAAGCTCGCCACCTACCTGGCCTGGCTGGTGCCCTGGGGCAAGCCGGTGACGCTGCTCGCCGAGACGCCCGCGCAACTGGCCGACGCGCAGCGCGAGCTGGCCAGGGTCGGCATCGACCGCCCGTCCGCCGCGGCCACCGGCGGGCCGTCCGCCTGGCTCCGTCCGGGCGAGGAGCCCGCCTCCTTCCCGCGGGCCACCTTCGCGGACCTCGCCGAGCGGCACCCGGAGGAGGGCGTCGTCGTACTCGACGTGCGACGCGACTCCGAACGCGCCGGGGGCTTCGTCGAGGGCTCGGTGCACATCCCCGTCCACCAGCTGCGCCGGCGGACCGACGAGGTCCCCGACGGTCAGGTGTGGGTGCACTGCGCCGGCGGCATGCGGGCCGCCGTGGCCGCCTCCCTGCTCGACGCGGTGGGCCGTGACGTGGTCGCGGTGGACGACGGGTTCGAGTCCGCGCAGAAGGCCGGGCTCACCGTACGGACCGAACGGGGGGAGCAGTGCCGATGA
- a CDS encoding rhodanese-like domain-containing protein yields MSPVHRGPARITAPEAAARTGHAPAGGAPGGGSCGAVLVDVREAREWRAGHAPGALHLPLSALASDAYLPPEARGRLLVVVCRSGNRSRQAAELLTARGADAVDVIGGMRDWVRAGLPVVDQRGEDGTIA; encoded by the coding sequence ATGAGCCCGGTCCACCGCGGTCCCGCCCGTATCACCGCCCCGGAGGCGGCCGCACGCACGGGCCACGCCCCGGCGGGCGGCGCGCCCGGCGGCGGATCCTGCGGCGCCGTGCTCGTGGATGTGAGAGAAGCGCGGGAATGGCGCGCGGGACACGCTCCCGGCGCGCTGCACCTCCCCCTGAGCGCGCTCGCCTCGGACGCCTACCTACCGCCCGAGGCGCGTGGGCGGCTCCTGGTCGTCGTCTGCCGCTCCGGCAACCGCTCCCGGCAGGCCGCCGAACTGCTGACCGCCCGGGGCGCCGACGCCGTCGACGTGATCGGCGGGATGCGGGACTGGGTACGGGCCGGACTGCCCGTGGTGGACCAGCGGGGCGAGGACGGCACGATCGCGTGA
- a CDS encoding sulfite exporter TauE/SafE family protein produces the protein MSALLLALAAGAVIGLALGTLGGGGSVLAVPALIYLLGFTPVAATTASLVIVTVTSATALVAHARDGHVHWRTGLLFAAAGVGPALLGGAVAGRLPDVVLTAAFALVAALAAVRMLRPRPTPEADRPVRPGRAAAAGAGLGAVTGVLGVGGGFLAVPALVGVLSLRMRAAVGTSLLVITVNSLAALAMRAGTADGLDWGVIAPFAGAAVLAAWDGKRLAAKVSGPALQRIFAVVLLAVAAFMLIDAVAR, from the coding sequence GTGAGTGCTCTGCTCCTCGCCCTGGCCGCCGGGGCCGTCATCGGCCTGGCGCTGGGCACGCTCGGGGGCGGCGGCAGCGTCCTGGCCGTCCCCGCCCTGATCTACCTGCTCGGCTTCACCCCGGTCGCGGCCACCACCGCGAGCCTGGTCATCGTCACCGTCACCTCGGCCACCGCGCTCGTCGCACACGCCCGGGACGGCCATGTGCACTGGCGTACCGGTCTGCTGTTCGCCGCCGCGGGCGTCGGCCCGGCCCTGCTCGGCGGGGCGGTCGCCGGACGGCTCCCGGACGTCGTGCTCACCGCCGCCTTCGCGCTGGTGGCGGCGCTCGCCGCGGTCCGGATGCTGCGCCCGCGCCCGACGCCCGAGGCGGACCGCCCGGTCCGGCCCGGCCGGGCGGCGGCCGCCGGCGCCGGACTCGGCGCGGTCACCGGCGTCCTCGGCGTCGGCGGCGGCTTCCTCGCCGTACCCGCCCTGGTGGGCGTGCTCTCCCTGCGCATGCGCGCGGCGGTGGGCACCAGCCTGCTGGTCATCACCGTCAACTCGCTGGCCGCGCTGGCGATGCGGGCCGGGACGGCCGACGGGCTGGACTGGGGGGTGATCGCGCCGTTCGCCGGTGCCGCGGTCCTCGCCGCGTGGGACGGCAAGCGGCTGGCCGCGAAGGTGTCCGGGCCGGCGTTGCAGCGGATCTTCGCCGTGGTGCTGCTGGCGGTGGCGGCGTTCATGCTCATCGACGCGGTGGCCCGATGA
- a CDS encoding metal-sensitive transcriptional regulator produces MELELEGTDLKAVLNRLRRAQGQISGVIRMIEEGRDCEEVVTQLAAASRALDRAGFAIIASGLQKCVADIEAGRTNGQDPAQMRARMEKLFLSLA; encoded by the coding sequence GTGGAACTGGAGCTCGAGGGCACGGACCTCAAGGCCGTGCTGAACCGGTTGCGCCGGGCGCAGGGCCAGATCTCCGGGGTGATCCGGATGATCGAGGAGGGGCGGGACTGCGAGGAGGTCGTGACGCAGCTGGCCGCCGCCTCCCGCGCCCTGGACCGCGCGGGTTTCGCCATCATCGCCAGCGGCCTGCAGAAGTGCGTGGCCGACATCGAGGCCGGGCGGACGAACGGCCAGGACCCCGCGCAGATGCGGGCCCGCATGGAGAAGCTGTTCCTGTCGCTGGCGTGA